The sequence GGTGCGCCCCGCCGCTGCGCCGGTTCAGGCAGCGGCTGCATCCGGCCGCCGGGTATCCGTCCAGGGGCCGGGTCCGGGCGGTTCGCTGCGCCAGTACAGCAGGGCAGTGGTCAGCAGCGTGACCGCTGTACCCGCGGCCGCATAGATCAGAAAGCTGGCCCACAAAGCCATCCCTGCGGCGGCAAAGCTGATCACCGCGGCGCAAAGGCCCGCAACCATACCCAGAATGACACCTGCCCAGGCCATGAAACCCCCGCAATTCCGTGCAGCCCGGCGCAAGCGGCCCGCTGCTTCTGCGCCCATCATCCGGCCAAGAGTGTTATCAAATCGTTAAAATCGCGACAGTGCTGACAAATCAGCATAAAAACTAGGCGGGCGGGCACTGTTTCGAAGGTCGGGGCGGTTTTGCCGCGTAGATGCCCCTGGCCGGGCTCAGCCGTCTTTGAACTGATAACCAAACCGGTTGATAATCAAGCTCTCGCGTTCGGCGACGAGTTGGCGGGTCTCCGTATCGTAGAAATCCGATCTTTTTGCGGCGGCCGAGCGCGACGCGTTCATCGGCTTGCCCGCGCCAATCACAGAGTCAAGGGTTTCCGCCTTTGCCAGCTTGTGTTCGAGCATGACCGACCGGAAGTCGGCCGCAAGGGTCTCGGTATGCAGAAAACGGTCAATATAACAGTTCTCCTCGGCCCATTTCTCAAGAGCAGCGGGATCTCGCAGGCGTCCCGAATGCAGCGTTTTGCTGCCGGAACAATACAGATTGCAAAACCGGTAGCTGTACAGGCCGCTGCAGCAGTGAAGGCGCGATGAGTAATATGCACCGGACAGGACGGGAGCCAGCTTGGGATCCATCACTTTGCGAAGCCACGCTCGAAAAGCTTCGGGATTGTCCGGATCGGAATAAAGCTGCAGATTTGCCGTCCGGTCCTGGCGTGCCGCAGCGAGAAGGGCAGGGACGAACCCGGTTACCGCGCCGTACGGGTTTTGCGTGTAACCACGGCTCTTGAACGGCCGGAACCGGGTCAGAGCCAGGTACGGCCCCGACTTCCCCTTGCGTTTCACTCCATAAGACCAGAGAGAAAGGTAGTAATCCCAAGGGTTCCGGATCGTCGCAAATTTCAGGATGCCACTTGAGACGATGGCCTCGTCCGGCTTCAGGTGGTGTTTCACCTGTCTCTGCGGAAATTTGAGCGCTTGCAGCCAGTTCAAAACAGAAACGCTACCCGTTTTGTTCAAGTCAACGTAAACGAACTCGTCGGATAGAAACATGAAAAAACCTCAATCTGGGGCGGCTGCTCGGTCTTGCGTGTCTCGTAATCCTCCTTAGTTTAGCGCCGCCGGGCAGACATGCCAGCCGCGCCTCGCTTACAGCTCTGCGTTTCGGTCCCGCGGGCATCTGAGTCCTGACGGCGGTTTGACGTCTCACAGTCCTGATCATGATTTCGCTGAACAGGATTTTTGCACTTTTAGAGAATGGGAGCTGAACAAACGGGAGGCTGTGTTCAGCTTTTGCCTTCTTCGGGCGTGTCACACAGTGGCCCGGGCCCTGTGCTGTGCAGCGTAGTTCGCAAGCTAGGGTGTTTTTGTATCAAGCTAGCGAATTCTTCCAGCAGCAGGTACAGGCAGTCAATTCAATAAGCTATGCAGAATTCTTCCGGATGGCCTTCAATATATTTTACCATTTGAAGTGCCAGGCCGGACACAAAGGTTTCGGCTTCCAAGCGTTGCCCGGTCGCGGACCGGAGCACTGCGTCTTTCATTTCGGTTTTGGCGCGTCTCAATGCTGAACGAAAGGCACTATTGCGCGCGTCCCCCGGAACCGTATCCAGCTGGCTAAGAATGGGGGCGATATCATTAGCAACGCGCTCCACATCGTCAGCTAGTTCTTTTTGGTTGAGCTTCCTTAGGCAGGATCCAACGTCAGCTGACATGAAACCTGCATTGCCCATGAATTGCAGGAAGCCTCCGTTCAAGATCTGAGCGCGAAAGTACTCCAAGCAAAAGAAGAGCATCTGCCCTTCAGTCAGCAGACCTTTGGAAACCAGTTCCCCCAGCGTGTCCAGTTTGAAGGCTTCCAGTGCAGCCCAGATTTCTTCTGAGCCAAATTCCCCGAGAAGCCTGTTGTAGTAATCTTCGATCCTCAGGTCGGGGTCAGGTTCGGGAGACAGATAGTCTGCCTCCCGGATTTTTGGCTTCGGCAGGATCAATTGATTTCCCGCCGAAAGCCATTTCAGCCATTTCACCGCACAAACTTCTTGTGCTTCAACCGCTTGGGCTCCAGCGCGTCCGGACCCAGACGGCGCTTCTTGTCCTCTTCGTAGTCTTCGAAGTTGCCCTCGAACCACTCCACATGCGCGTCGCCCTCGAAGGCCAGGATGTGGGTACAGATCCGGTCGAGGAAGAAACGATCGTGCGAGATCACCACGGCGCAGCCGGCGAAATCGACCAGCGCGTCTTCCAGCGCCCGCAGGGTCTCCACGTCCAGGTCGTTGGTCGGTTCGTCGAGCAGCAGCACGTTGCCGCCCTCTTTGAGCAGACGCGCCATGTGAACCCGGTTGCGCTCACCGCCCGACAGCAGCGACAGTTTCTTCTGCTGGTCGCCGCCCTTGAAGTTGAAGGAGGAGCAATAGGCGCGGGAATTGACCTGCGCGTCGCCCAGCTCGATGATCTCGGCCCCGCCGGAGATTGCCTCCCACACGGTGTCATTGTCGTTCAGGTCATCGCGCGACTGGTCGACATAGGACAGTTTCACGGTGTCGCCGTATTCAACAGTGCCTTCGTCGGGCTGCTCCTGGCCGGTCAGCATCTTGAACAGGGTCGATTTACCGGCGCCGTTGGGGCCGATCACGCCGACAATGCCGCCCGGCGGCAGCGAGAAGTTCAGACCCTCGATTAGCTGCTTGTCGCCATAGTGCTTGGCGAGGCCGTTCACTTCGATCACTTTCGACCCCAGGCGCGGACCGTTCGGGATCACGATCTGGGCGCGGCCGACCTTTTCGCGTTCGGACTGGCTGGCCATCTCGTTATAGGCCTGGATACGCGCCTTGGATTTCGCCTGGCGGGCTTTCTGGCCCTGGCGCATCCACTCCAGCTCGCGCTCCAGCGTCTTCTGCTTGGCCTTGTCCTCGCGGGCTTCCTGCTCCAGCCGCTTGGCCTTCTGCTCCAGCCAGGCGGAATAGTTGCCCTCGTAAGGAATGCCGCGGCCGCGGTCGAGCTCCAGGATCCAGCCGGTAATGTCATCCAGGAAGTAACGGTCGTGGGTGACACACAGGATGGTGCCCTTGTAGTCGATCAGGTGCTGCTGAAGCCAAGCGATGGTCTCAGCGTCCAGGTGGTTGGTCGGTTCGTCAAGCAGCAGCATGTCGGGCGCTTCCAGCAAAAGCTTGCACAGCGCGACGCGGCGGCGCTCACCGCCCGACAGGTTGGCGGGCATCGCATCGTCCGGCGGGCAGCGCAGCGCCTCCATCGACACGTCCACCTGGCTGTCCAGATCCCACAGGTTCTGGGCGTCGATCTCGTCCTGCAGCTTGGCCATCTCCTCGGCGGTCTCGTCCGAGTAGTTCATCGCCAGCTCGTTGTAGCGGTCCAGGATGTCCTTCTTGGCCTGCACGCCCAGCATGACGTTTTCGCGCACGGTGAGGTTTTCCTCCAGCTGCGGCTCCTGCGGCAGGTAGCCGACCTTGGCGCCCTCAGCCGCCCAGGCCTCGCCGGTGTAGTCCTTGTCGAGGCCGGCCATGATCTTCATCAGGGTGGACTTACCGGCGCCGTTGACGCCGACCACACCGATCTTCACGCCGGGCAGGAAGGAAAGGTGGATGTTTTCAAAGCATTTCTTGCCACCCGGGTAGGTCTTGGAGACACCCTGCATGTGGTAGACGTACTGGTAGGAGGCCATTTGATTGCTCCGTTAAGGGGGGAATTTGCTGGCGGGAGTGATAGCGGAAGGGCGCAGGCGGGGCAATGAGGGATGCGGGGCCTGGCCGGGTCTGCCGCCGCACCGGCGCTTTCGGGCCGCCACGCCAGCCCGCCCTTGCCCGACTCACCCCTTCGGGCGCAAAGTGGGGGGCACCAGAAACATGAGGGCGCCCCGGATTGCCGTTTGCCGCGCCCAGACCTGAAAATGCCGCCGGAGTGCGGGCCGCGCCGGCCCCCGGTATCACACCGGGCCGTTCCGGCCCGATGGCGGCGCAGACCTGAGCCAGAGCGGCCCGGGGCCCTTCACAGCACAGGAGGACCCCACGATGATCGCCTCACGCCTGAAACATCATCTCGAGGCACAGGGCCTGCCGTTCGGCACCGTCCGCCACCCCTACACCGCCACTGCGTCGGAATGCGCGGAATCGGCGCATGTGCCGGGGGACCACCTGGCCAAGTCAGTGCTCATCCACATGGAGGAAGGCCCGGTTCTGGCCGTGGTGCCGTCCAACCAGACCGTTGACCTGCACGCGCTGCAAACGATGATGGACCGCCGCCTTGGGCTGGCGCCGGAACATGAACTGAACCAGGTCTTTGACGACTGCGATCCGGGCGCGGCGCCCTGCGTCGGCGCGGCCTACCACGTGCCCACCGTCATCGACGACAGCCTGACCGGGCTCGACAAGGTCTGGTTCGAGGCCGGCGACCACAAGACGCTGATCGAAATGAAGGGCGACGATTTCGACACCCTGATGAAGGACGCGAAGCACGGTTCCTTCTGCACGGTCCACTGACGCGCCCGCCAGCGGCCCGCAATCCTGATCAACCGGCCAGCTGCCCCGATCCCCGGGGCGGCGCCTGCCGGTGCGTCAGAAATCGAACAGGTCTTCCAGGAAGTTCTTCTTGCTCTTTTTCTTGTACGGCTTGCTGTAGCGCGGGTCGTGATGCCCGCCGCGGTCCTCATGGCGCTGCGGCTGCGGCGCGGCCTGCGCGGGCTGGGCAGAGCGCTCGATGATCTTGTCCAGCTCGCCCCGGTCCAGCCAGACGCCGCGGCACTGCGGGCAATAGTCGATCTCCACCCCGGCGCGGTCGGCCATGACCAGAGTGGTTCCGTCAATCGGGCACTGCATATTCTTCTCCTTGCTCAACTCCTGCACTTCACGTGGGCAGTGCACCTGTGCTGCGCAAGACAAAGACAGCGCAAAAAACGCGGATCTTGCGGCTTTCCGCCCATTTCAGGATCGCTGACGCATGGTAAGCTGCCCCCAAATCAAGGAGGCAAAGATGAGCAGCAAGACCATCCAGGCGGGGGCTCTCGCCCTGATCCTCGTGGCGGCCCCGGCCTATGCCAGGGGCGGAGAGGGCGGCGGCGGCGGAGACGGCGGCGGCGGCCAGAGCAGCGGGCTCAGCTCGCGAACCACGCGGGCGGTTGCCACCACATTGACCCGCGGTTTCGACCGCTGCGGCGAGCTGCCGCAAGTCTACAAATTCGACTGTTACCGCCACACCTACAAGCTGGCGGCGCAGAAGCTGGACAGCAACCAGTCCTATGCCGAAGCGGCGCGGGCGCTGGTGCTGGTCGAGGACACCCTGACGCGGGCCGTGAAGCAGAACCTTGACCCGGCGCAGAAACCGGTGCGCAAGGGGCTGAACTATTACCGGGCGGTCAAACCGGCCGCTGTGCCGCAGGTCAAGCGGCAGGCAGAGCGGGCGATGCAGCAGGCGGAAACGATCCTGCTGCGCTCGCCCGCGGACAAGAAGGTTCACTTTGCCCGCATCGCCGAGGCGGTGAATTCCAACAAGGTTTTGCTGCGCTCTGCGATGCTGCCCGGCGCCGCAATCCGGCTGGCCTGGCACCTCCTGAAAAAGGCGGTGCCCGCCTGATCCTGTGAACCCGCCTCAGCGCACCACATGCACCGCGCAGGCCGCGTGGCGCACCACATGGCCCGACGTCGATCCCCAGAGAAAGTCCTGCATCGACGGGCGGTGCGAGGCGAGGATGATCAGGTCCGGCTTGTTCTGCTCGGCCCAGTCCAGGATGGTGCGGCCGGAATGGCCCTCGATCAGCACGCCCTCGGCGTTGGGCAGGGACTGCGCCAGCCCGTCAAGCTCCGCCTGCAGCGCCTGGCGGGTGTCTTCCATGAAATCCGCCGGGACATAGGAAATCGCATAGGCCGGGACCTGTTCGATCACATGCAGCAGCGTCACCTTGGCCCCCGGCGCCGAAAGCAGCCGCGCCACTTTCAGCGGCCCGGTCACGTCGCGCTCCGGATCAAAGGAAATCGGCACCAGAACATTATGATACATAGGTAGCCTCCATTGCTTGAAACCTGCCCCAGACTATCCAGGCCCCCGGCTTTCTGCCTTGACCCGGGTCAAGGCAGGCTGCGAGCCGGGCAGGGGGTCATGAGCCAAAGACCTCCGCCACGTCGTACATCACCGGCTCAAAGCTGCGGCACAGCTCATTGATCTTGCGGTTGCGCTCGCGCATTTCCGCGCTGCGCAGCATCGCCATGAAATCCTCGCGGCGGCGCCATTGCGAATAATTGGCGATCCGGGTCTGCGCGTCATTCACGTGCAGACCGGCCGAAATGAAGCCGGGCTGCTTGGAGATGAACTCGCGATAGGCATCCTCAAGCGCCTCCAGCAGGTCCTGACAGGTCCCGGGCGTCATCTCGAAGGTGGTGATAACGGTTTGGATATCAGCGGTTTTTGCTATTTTCGGCATTGGCTCCTCCGTTGACTGCCCCCAGCCTACGCCTGTTCGCGCCGAAAGCGCACGGGTTTTTTTCGCGCACATCCATAAGGTTTTCCGGGATGGTTAATACAACCTTAACCATAAGGCGGAACCGTTTGCACACGCCAAACTGAGGCCCCGGGATGAAACCTGCCTATGCTGCTGCTCTTGCCTTGGCGCTGGCCCAGCCGGCGGCTGGCGGGGCGTGGCTGGAACCGCCGGGCCAGGGCTTTGCATCGGCCAGCGCCGCCTGGCGGCACACCGGCCGCACCGCCGCGCTTGAGCTGGGGTATTACGGCACCTACGGGGTCACGTCCAAGCTCACCCTGGGTGTCGATCTGAACCGGAACGCGGATGTGTCCGGCCACGCGCTGCTCTTTGCCCGGCTGCCCTTGCACACGGGGGAGCGCGCCCGGCTGGCGGTGGAGACCGCGGCGGGCGGTAATCATTTCCGG is a genomic window of Leisingera caerulea DSM 24564 containing:
- a CDS encoding DMP19 family protein, whose translation is MKWLKWLSAGNQLILPKPKIREADYLSPEPDPDLRIEDYYNRLLGEFGSEEIWAALEAFKLDTLGELVSKGLLTEGQMLFFCLEYFRAQILNGGFLQFMGNAGFMSADVGSCLRKLNQKELADDVERVANDIAPILSQLDTVPGDARNSAFRSALRRAKTEMKDAVLRSATGQRLEAETFVSGLALQMVKYIEGHPEEFCIAY
- the ettA gene encoding energy-dependent translational throttle protein EttA, whose product is MASYQYVYHMQGVSKTYPGGKKCFENIHLSFLPGVKIGVVGVNGAGKSTLMKIMAGLDKDYTGEAWAAEGAKVGYLPQEPQLEENLTVRENVMLGVQAKKDILDRYNELAMNYSDETAEEMAKLQDEIDAQNLWDLDSQVDVSMEALRCPPDDAMPANLSGGERRRVALCKLLLEAPDMLLLDEPTNHLDAETIAWLQQHLIDYKGTILCVTHDRYFLDDITGWILELDRGRGIPYEGNYSAWLEQKAKRLEQEAREDKAKQKTLERELEWMRQGQKARQAKSKARIQAYNEMASQSEREKVGRAQIVIPNGPRLGSKVIEVNGLAKHYGDKQLIEGLNFSLPPGGIVGVIGPNGAGKSTLFKMLTGQEQPDEGTVEYGDTVKLSYVDQSRDDLNDNDTVWEAISGGAEIIELGDAQVNSRAYCSSFNFKGGDQQKKLSLLSGGERNRVHMARLLKEGGNVLLLDEPTNDLDVETLRALEDALVDFAGCAVVISHDRFFLDRICTHILAFEGDAHVEWFEGNFEDYEEDKKRRLGPDALEPKRLKHKKFVR
- a CDS encoding aminoacyl-tRNA deacylase — protein: MIASRLKHHLEAQGLPFGTVRHPYTATASECAESAHVPGDHLAKSVLIHMEEGPVLAVVPSNQTVDLHALQTMMDRRLGLAPEHELNQVFDDCDPGAAPCVGAAYHVPTVIDDSLTGLDKVWFEAGDHKTLIEMKGDDFDTLMKDAKHGSFCTVH
- a CDS encoding TFIIB-type zinc ribbon-containing protein; translated protein: MQCPIDGTTLVMADRAGVEIDYCPQCRGVWLDRGELDKIIERSAQPAQAAPQPQRHEDRGGHHDPRYSKPYKKKSKKNFLEDLFDF
- a CDS encoding universal stress protein, encoding MYHNVLVPISFDPERDVTGPLKVARLLSAPGAKVTLLHVIEQVPAYAISYVPADFMEDTRQALQAELDGLAQSLPNAEGVLIEGHSGRTILDWAEQNKPDLIILASHRPSMQDFLWGSTSGHVVRHAACAVHVVR
- a CDS encoding antibiotic biosynthesis monooxygenase family protein, encoding MPKIAKTADIQTVITTFEMTPGTCQDLLEALEDAYREFISKQPGFISAGLHVNDAQTRIANYSQWRRREDFMAMLRSAEMRERNRKINELCRSFEPVMYDVAEVFGS